One Streptomyces sp. R28 DNA window includes the following coding sequences:
- a CDS encoding SpoIIE family protein phosphatase, which yields MAGMRDAPTAAVVVDPDGVVSGWSEGGRLLLGWTAKDTVGRPVTDLLAGPPPPGFPESYGSAPDHTGPVPLRHRNGSTVDAVVTAQPLSGADGRALGHVVTVQRWGRRPVIADRAFEQCPFALGVYDPELRFLWINASSGRVIAHSEEQVLGKKYREVLPEFDRSLFPERDDKPYTDALAEVARTGEPARLITVFHPRGSDYANAWATSIWPVRDDEGRVRAIANWGFDMSAEYWARQRLLILNKAGGGIGRTLDVIGTAQELARTPVPGFVDLVTVDLFDEVLRGEEPPSVSALAPGETIALSRAARHSAQDDTDRAPGHPTPVSHAPGSVAARCMTTGQSTVQLAAEPGEGGEWAFGPGLAADPAHWPPGNPLIDESIAAEGLTCRITVPLRARGALLGVVAFSRSDRPEAFTADDLILAEELTAKAAIAIDNARRYSRERTTALTLQRSLLPQRLTSPEALEVASRYLPAGTGAEVGGDWFDVIPLSGARVALVVGDVVGHGLHASASMGRLRTAVRTLADVDLPPDELLTHLDDLVIHLSSDLQPASRFQPTGEFGATCLYTVYDPVSRRFALASAGHPLPLVIAPDGTRTPVSVQPGPPLGIGGLPFEATELDLPEGSLLALYTDGLIEDRERDVDHGIARLLRVLAQSATSLEALCDTVLDSMLPEHRTDDAALLLARTHALDPQHVADWDVEPDPAQVPRARKFTLDQLDAWGLEEASFVTELVVSELVTNAIRYGQPPIRLRLIRDTSLICEVSDASNTAPHLRRARAFDEGGRGLLLVAQLTQGWGTRHTTEGKTIWCAQTLTELGEPR from the coding sequence ATGGCCGGTATGCGCGATGCCCCCACGGCCGCTGTCGTCGTGGACCCGGACGGCGTAGTGAGCGGCTGGAGCGAGGGGGGACGGCTGCTGCTGGGCTGGACGGCCAAGGACACGGTCGGGCGCCCCGTGACCGATCTGCTGGCCGGTCCCCCACCACCCGGCTTCCCCGAGAGCTACGGCAGCGCCCCGGACCACACAGGACCCGTCCCCCTGCGCCATCGGAACGGTTCCACGGTGGACGCCGTGGTGACGGCTCAACCGTTGTCCGGCGCCGACGGCCGAGCGCTGGGCCACGTGGTGACCGTCCAGCGCTGGGGACGCCGCCCGGTGATCGCCGACCGGGCCTTCGAGCAGTGCCCCTTCGCGCTGGGCGTCTACGACCCTGAGCTGCGGTTCCTGTGGATCAACGCCTCCTCGGGCCGGGTGATCGCGCACTCCGAGGAGCAAGTGCTCGGCAAGAAGTACCGCGAGGTGCTTCCCGAATTCGACCGCTCGCTGTTCCCCGAAAGGGACGACAAGCCCTACACCGACGCGCTCGCCGAGGTAGCGAGGACGGGCGAGCCCGCGCGTCTGATCACCGTCTTCCACCCGCGCGGCAGCGACTACGCCAACGCATGGGCCACCAGCATCTGGCCCGTCCGGGATGACGAGGGCAGGGTCCGCGCGATCGCCAACTGGGGATTCGACATGAGCGCCGAGTACTGGGCTCGGCAACGCCTGCTCATCCTGAACAAGGCCGGCGGCGGCATCGGCCGCACCCTCGACGTGATCGGCACCGCCCAGGAACTGGCCAGGACCCCGGTACCGGGATTCGTCGACCTCGTCACCGTGGATCTCTTCGACGAGGTACTGCGCGGAGAGGAACCACCCTCCGTGTCCGCCCTCGCCCCCGGCGAGACCATCGCGCTCAGCCGGGCCGCCCGGCACAGCGCGCAGGACGACACCGACCGGGCTCCCGGGCACCCGACGCCTGTCAGCCATGCTCCCGGCTCGGTCGCCGCCCGCTGCATGACCACCGGCCAGTCGACGGTTCAGCTCGCCGCCGAACCCGGCGAGGGCGGCGAATGGGCGTTCGGACCCGGACTCGCCGCCGACCCGGCCCACTGGCCGCCGGGCAACCCGTTGATCGACGAGTCCATCGCGGCGGAGGGGCTGACCTGCCGGATCACCGTGCCGCTGCGGGCACGCGGTGCGCTGCTCGGCGTCGTCGCGTTCTCCCGCAGCGACCGGCCCGAGGCCTTCACCGCCGACGACCTGATCCTCGCCGAAGAGCTGACCGCCAAGGCAGCCATCGCCATCGACAACGCCCGCCGCTACTCGCGGGAACGCACAACGGCGCTGACCCTGCAGCGCAGCCTCCTGCCGCAACGGCTGACCAGCCCGGAGGCGCTCGAGGTGGCCTCCCGCTACCTGCCTGCCGGGACCGGCGCGGAAGTGGGTGGCGACTGGTTCGACGTCATCCCGCTCTCCGGCGCCCGGGTCGCCCTGGTCGTCGGCGATGTCGTCGGCCACGGCCTGCACGCCTCGGCCAGCATGGGCCGGCTGCGCACGGCGGTCCGCACCCTGGCCGACGTGGACCTGCCGCCCGACGAGTTGCTGACTCACCTGGACGACCTGGTCATCCACCTTTCCAGCGACCTCCAGCCCGCCAGCCGCTTCCAGCCCACGGGCGAGTTCGGGGCCACCTGCCTGTACACCGTCTACGACCCGGTCTCCCGCCGCTTCGCGCTGGCGAGCGCCGGCCACCCGCTACCGCTGGTCATCGCCCCGGACGGAACCAGGACCCCGGTATCCGTGCAGCCGGGACCGCCACTCGGTATCGGCGGGCTGCCCTTCGAGGCGACCGAGCTCGACCTGCCCGAGGGCAGCCTGCTCGCCCTCTACACCGACGGACTGATCGAAGACCGCGAGCGCGACGTCGACCACGGGATCGCCAGACTGCTGCGGGTCCTGGCCCAGTCGGCCACCTCACTGGAGGCCCTCTGCGACACGGTGCTGGACTCCATGCTCCCCGAACACCGCACCGACGACGCCGCCCTGCTGCTCGCTCGCACCCACGCGCTGGATCCCCAGCACGTCGCCGACTGGGACGTCGAACCCGACCCCGCGCAGGTACCGCGCGCCAGGAAGTTCACCCTCGACCAGCTGGACGCCTGGGGCCTGGAGGAGGCCTCCTTCGTCACCGAACTGGTCGTCAGCGAGCTGGTCACCAACGCCATCAGATACGGCCAGCCCCCGATCAGGCTGCGGCTGATTCGTGACACCTCCCTGATCTGCGAGGTCTCCGACGCCAGCAACACCGCCCCGCACCTGCGCCGGGCACGCGCCTTCGACGAGGGCGGCCGGGGCCTGCTGCTCGTCGCCCAGCTCACCCAGGGGTGGGGCACCCGCCACACCACCGAGGGCAAGACGATCTGGTGCGCGCAGACCCTCACCGAGCTCGGCGAGCCGCGATGA
- a CDS encoding MarR family winged helix-turn-helix transcriptional regulator yields the protein MTECLDDRDNNPEESVDDRVDDQDPGLQLVHLLRAVTVELDLFAGEFADRNGLHPTDVRALIHLLDAGRAGLTATPGWLSAQLGVNSASTTALIDRLERWELVRRERDPRDRRRVLLAVTDKAVALGWSFFGPLINEMVAAMHSFGEEDLAVVRRFLVAMRDVAAGGRRTQRDDPAGR from the coding sequence ATGACCGAGTGTCTCGATGATCGAGATAATAACCCGGAGGAGAGCGTGGACGACCGCGTGGACGACCAGGACCCTGGCCTTCAACTGGTTCATCTGCTGCGAGCTGTCACCGTGGAACTGGACCTTTTCGCCGGCGAGTTCGCTGACCGCAACGGGCTGCATCCCACCGATGTGCGTGCGCTGATCCACCTGCTGGACGCCGGCCGGGCGGGCTTGACCGCCACCCCTGGGTGGCTCAGCGCGCAGCTGGGCGTGAACTCGGCTTCCACCACAGCCTTGATCGACCGGTTGGAGCGATGGGAACTCGTCCGTCGGGAACGGGATCCCCGCGACCGCCGACGGGTACTGCTGGCCGTCACGGACAAGGCCGTCGCTCTGGGCTGGTCGTTCTTCGGGCCGCTGATCAACGAGATGGTCGCCGCGATGCACTCCTTCGGTGAGGAGGACCTGGCCGTGGTGCGGCGTTTCCTGGTCGCCATGCGCGACGTCGCCGCCGGCGGGCGACGCACCCAACGGGACGACCCCGCTGGACGGTGA
- a CDS encoding alpha/beta fold hydrolase, which produces MGNEASFFAAYDAVLRQWPGKVHSIDVPSPYGNTRVQICGREDGAPLVLLPGGGATSVAWFANIGDLARTHRVYAVDVMGDIGRSVHDGAPLRGAGDLMAWLDALFDELNLEGADLCGHSYGAWIALTYALHAPHRLGRLALLDPTNCFAGMSFRYLVHALPTLLKPTSERLRAFYRWETGRTPEDPLWQAFLDSAATARRSKVVAMRRPRPRDLRTCTVPTLVLLAERSRAHEVQRVAAGARRLLPEARVAILPNASHHSIPTEQPADLNRLLTQFLA; this is translated from the coding sequence ATGGGGAACGAAGCGTCCTTCTTCGCGGCATACGACGCCGTCCTGCGGCAGTGGCCCGGAAAGGTCCACAGCATCGACGTGCCCAGTCCCTACGGCAACACGCGGGTCCAGATCTGCGGCCGGGAGGACGGTGCCCCTCTCGTATTGCTGCCGGGCGGCGGGGCGACCTCGGTGGCGTGGTTCGCCAACATCGGGGACTTGGCTCGCACCCACCGGGTGTACGCCGTCGATGTGATGGGCGACATCGGCCGCAGCGTGCACGACGGGGCCCCACTGCGCGGCGCCGGCGACCTGATGGCGTGGCTCGACGCGCTCTTCGACGAGCTGAACCTCGAGGGCGCAGACCTGTGCGGCCACTCCTACGGCGCCTGGATCGCCCTGACCTACGCGCTGCACGCGCCCCACCGGCTCGGCCGCCTCGCGCTGCTCGACCCGACGAACTGCTTTGCCGGCATGAGCTTTCGATACCTTGTGCACGCACTGCCGACACTGCTGAAGCCCACCTCCGAGCGGTTGCGGGCCTTCTACCGGTGGGAAACCGGCCGCACGCCCGAGGATCCGCTCTGGCAAGCGTTCTTGGACAGCGCCGCCACTGCCCGACGATCGAAGGTCGTCGCCATGCGACGCCCCCGGCCACGGGACTTGCGGACCTGCACCGTTCCGACCCTGGTGCTCCTGGCCGAACGCAGCCGGGCCCACGAGGTGCAACGGGTGGCGGCCGGGGCTCGTCGCCTTCTCCCCGAGGCCCGCGTCGCCATCCTGCCGAACGCCTCCCACCACTCCATTCCCACCGAGCAGCCTGCCGACCTCAACCGCCTGCTGACACAGTTCCTGGCTTGA
- a CDS encoding RICIN domain-containing protein, giving the protein MSRFLSPPTGTTESGSARGRRLRRTTTLAALFASVAALALPGTTAQAADTTVAVDFATAGGAPTYRASGTIYGMTENGSLPQEHFYKDIKWKFMRAGGAQLDGQATGGWLAGKYDRRWNSTLAQYKRTKALGGTFIILPHDLYGADGSIMSTYPGDNGDWSDFDAFYDRLIADVKAAGMTDVQWDIWNEPDWRPFFDRPQAQYLEMWKRSYQRVRAAFPNMVISGPSSAGGPSKIGSWWDTYLDYVKANNVAPDIYSWHDLPGDPVADVDVVKQKLAARSLTTSRPFQVNEYAQRAEQNPGRGAWYISRLERAGVDGLRANWGDTNLHDLQAGLLTKNSAGQYLPRGEWFLYRYYGSQTGNTVKLTPGSGTDGLATKDNPAKNAKILLGSNGNTGNVTVNLNRLDTTSVVENGQVRAIVQRISDNGGGAVTGPVTVSDQTLTVGSNSASLTLPWTNSTDSYTVTLLPPSNTTVSTVAVAQHSGQCLDDTNLSTVNGTQYQQYHCEGGYQQMLDFKPVAGRANTYTIVNEHSGKCLDVSGASTADGAAVIQYTCNGTTNQMFTLNPVTALGNSKDYQLVAVHSGKCVDVSEISTTAGAKIHQWTCDPASALNNKKNQIWRLQGKG; this is encoded by the coding sequence ATGTCCCGTTTCCTTTCACCGCCGACAGGCACCACGGAGTCCGGCTCCGCACGAGGCCGTCGTCTCCGCAGAACCACCACGCTCGCGGCGCTGTTCGCGTCGGTCGCGGCCCTCGCCCTTCCCGGCACGACCGCCCAGGCCGCCGACACCACCGTCGCGGTCGACTTCGCCACCGCCGGGGGCGCTCCCACCTACCGGGCCTCGGGCACCATCTACGGGATGACCGAGAACGGCTCGCTTCCCCAGGAGCACTTCTACAAGGACATCAAGTGGAAGTTCATGCGGGCCGGCGGCGCCCAGCTGGACGGCCAGGCAACGGGAGGATGGCTCGCCGGCAAGTACGACCGTCGCTGGAACTCCACCCTCGCCCAGTACAAGCGCACCAAGGCGCTCGGCGGGACCTTCATCATCCTGCCGCACGACTTGTACGGCGCCGACGGCAGCATCATGTCCACCTACCCGGGCGACAACGGCGACTGGTCCGACTTCGACGCCTTCTACGACCGCCTCATCGCCGACGTGAAGGCCGCCGGCATGACCGACGTCCAGTGGGACATCTGGAACGAGCCCGACTGGCGGCCTTTCTTTGACCGGCCGCAGGCCCAGTACCTGGAGATGTGGAAGCGGTCCTACCAGCGGGTCCGGGCCGCCTTCCCCAACATGGTCATCAGCGGCCCGAGCAGCGCCGGCGGCCCCTCCAAGATCGGCTCGTGGTGGGACACCTACCTCGACTACGTCAAGGCCAACAATGTGGCCCCCGACATCTACAGCTGGCACGACCTGCCCGGCGACCCCGTCGCGGACGTCGACGTCGTGAAGCAGAAGCTGGCGGCCCGGTCGCTGACCACGAGCCGCCCGTTCCAGGTCAACGAGTACGCCCAGCGCGCCGAGCAGAACCCGGGCCGCGGCGCCTGGTACATCTCCCGTCTGGAGCGTGCCGGGGTGGACGGCCTGCGGGCCAACTGGGGCGACACCAACCTGCACGACCTCCAGGCGGGCCTGCTCACCAAGAACAGCGCCGGCCAGTACCTGCCGCGGGGTGAGTGGTTCCTCTACCGGTACTACGGCTCCCAGACCGGCAACACCGTGAAGCTCACCCCGGGTAGCGGCACCGACGGCCTGGCCACCAAGGACAACCCCGCCAAGAACGCCAAGATCCTGCTCGGGAGCAACGGCAACACCGGAAACGTGACCGTCAACCTCAACCGTCTCGACACCACCTCCGTGGTGGAGAACGGACAGGTCCGCGCGATAGTCCAGCGCATTTCCGACAACGGCGGCGGCGCCGTGACCGGCCCGGTCACCGTCTCCGACCAGACCCTGACCGTCGGCAGCAACTCCGCGTCCCTCACCCTCCCCTGGACGAACTCCACGGACAGCTACACCGTCACCCTGCTCCCGCCGTCCAACACCACCGTCTCCACGGTCGCCGTCGCCCAGCACAGCGGCCAGTGCCTGGACGACACCAACCTCTCCACCGTCAACGGCACGCAGTACCAGCAGTACCACTGCGAGGGCGGCTACCAGCAGATGCTCGACTTCAAGCCGGTCGCCGGACGGGCCAACACCTACACCATCGTCAACGAGCACAGCGGCAAGTGCCTGGACGTCTCGGGAGCCTCCACGGCCGACGGTGCCGCCGTCATCCAGTACACCTGCAACGGCACCACCAACCAGATGTTCACCCTCAACCCCGTCACCGCGCTCGGCAACAGCAAGGACTACCAGCTGGTCGCCGTGCACAGCGGCAAGTGCGTCGACGTCAGCGAAATATCGACCACCGCCGGCGCGAAGATCCACCAGTGGACCTGCGACCCGGCGAGCGCGCTGAACAACAAGAAGAACCAGATCTGGCGCCTCCAGGGCAAGGGCTGA
- a CDS encoding amylo-alpha-1,6-glucosidase, with the protein MTAARSGPAFSLHDIPFSTHGSWFGISPVLAEKSRAEDLHLVSHQNGMHAILRLMPVDATTGDRAGTQVEATPSLLSWTGAAGRIRLAYAAPETVRLRGEGLGLRITAGATALTPFTGTYFYRDPVDGAYVFTSYETGRRYRITVLSGSVAEVSGTQALGSGERGITITTDAGGTWEAAVEELDSARQPQTFSGTFDAVVATAEHAFAAFADAVAPWRSSGTPAAELAAYVLWSATVRPAGLLARPAVLMSKHWMDKVWSWDHCFNALALAPGCPELARDQFALPFDHQDESGALPDSVTHSEVLYNFVKPPIHGWAFGHLRRRLPRPLDQAELAETYGKLERWTDFWLTARRAPGAALPHYQHGNDSGWDNATTFDPERVVVTADLAAFLILQLYELASLASELGRPEDARKWTRTAEETQAALFDELWNGDRFIARSAHGEDTWSSSSLLDLMPAVLGEHLPDDVSAVLAERIEEHLTPHGLATELPGSPHYLADGYWRGPIWAPATVLIEDGLRRAGHHRLADEISSRFRALCETHGFAENFDALAGTGLRDRAYTWTASSYLLLAEAHELRHTAPAAHTGG; encoded by the coding sequence ATGACCGCCGCCCGATCCGGCCCGGCCTTCTCCCTCCACGACATCCCGTTCAGCACGCACGGCTCCTGGTTCGGCATCTCTCCCGTGCTCGCGGAGAAGTCACGTGCCGAAGACCTCCACCTCGTCTCGCACCAGAACGGCATGCACGCGATCCTGCGCCTCATGCCAGTCGACGCGACGACGGGTGACAGGGCCGGCACGCAGGTCGAGGCCACTCCGAGCCTGCTCAGCTGGACCGGCGCCGCAGGACGCATCCGCCTCGCCTACGCCGCACCGGAGACGGTCCGCCTTCGAGGCGAAGGACTCGGCCTGCGCATCACCGCGGGGGCGACCGCCCTGACCCCCTTCACGGGCACCTACTTCTACCGTGACCCGGTGGACGGAGCGTACGTGTTCACCTCGTACGAGACCGGGCGCCGTTACCGCATCACCGTGCTGTCGGGCTCCGTCGCCGAGGTGTCCGGCACCCAGGCCCTCGGCTCCGGCGAGCGCGGCATCACCATCACCACGGATGCCGGCGGAACCTGGGAAGCGGCTGTCGAGGAACTGGACAGCGCGCGTCAACCCCAGACGTTCTCGGGGACGTTCGACGCGGTGGTGGCGACCGCGGAGCACGCTTTCGCCGCTTTCGCCGACGCGGTGGCACCCTGGCGCTCGTCCGGTACCCCGGCCGCCGAACTCGCCGCCTACGTCCTGTGGTCGGCGACCGTACGCCCGGCCGGCCTGCTCGCACGGCCCGCGGTGCTGATGTCCAAGCACTGGATGGACAAGGTGTGGAGCTGGGACCACTGCTTCAACGCCCTCGCTCTGGCACCCGGTTGCCCCGAGCTGGCGCGAGACCAGTTCGCGCTGCCCTTCGACCACCAGGACGAGAGCGGGGCCCTCCCCGACTCCGTCACCCACTCGGAGGTGCTGTACAACTTCGTCAAACCGCCCATCCATGGCTGGGCCTTCGGCCATCTGCGCAGACGGCTGCCCAGACCGCTCGACCAGGCGGAGCTGGCCGAAACGTACGGCAAGCTGGAGCGCTGGACGGACTTCTGGCTCACCGCACGGCGCGCACCCGGCGCCGCGCTGCCCCACTACCAGCACGGCAACGACAGCGGCTGGGACAACGCCACCACCTTCGACCCCGAACGTGTGGTCGTCACCGCCGACCTGGCCGCCTTCCTCATCCTCCAACTGTACGAACTCGCCAGCCTCGCCAGCGAGTTGGGGCGCCCGGAAGACGCCCGCAAGTGGACGCGCACGGCCGAGGAGACCCAGGCCGCCCTGTTCGACGAGCTCTGGAACGGCGACCGGTTCATCGCCCGTTCCGCGCACGGCGAGGACACCTGGAGCAGCTCCAGCCTGCTCGACCTGATGCCCGCCGTGCTCGGCGAGCACCTGCCGGACGATGTCAGCGCCGTACTGGCGGAACGCATCGAGGAGCACCTGACACCGCACGGCCTCGCCACCGAACTTCCCGGCTCACCGCACTACCTCGCCGACGGCTACTGGCGCGGCCCGATCTGGGCCCCGGCCACCGTCCTCATCGAGGACGGCCTGCGCCGCGCCGGCCACCACCGCCTCGCGGACGAGATCAGCAGCCGCTTCCGCGCCCTGTGCGAAACCCACGGCTTCGCCGAGAACTTCGACGCCCTCGCCGGAACGGGCCTGCGCGACCGCGCCTACACCTGGACCGCCAGCAGCTACCTCCTCCTCGCCGAAGCCCACGAACTCCGGCACACCGCACCCGCCGCACACACCGGCGGCTGA
- a CDS encoding carbohydrate ABC transporter permease: protein MTAVMLFPVYWMLNVSFTRDQDMRKSPPDLFPVHGTLEGYRAVLDQQLPYLGTSLVIGLGTVVLTVALAAPAGYALAKLRPRGGGVLSFLLLVAQMIPGIIMAMGFYAIYLQLGLLQSVPGLIVADSTLAVPFAVLIFTAFMSGIPGELIQAAQMDGARTLRTFWSVVLPMSRNALVTVSLFAFLWSWSDFVFASTLANGGAHEPITLGIYHYIGNNNQQWNAIMATAVVASLPATVILVLAQRYVAAGVTTGAVKD from the coding sequence ATGACCGCGGTCATGCTCTTCCCGGTCTACTGGATGCTCAACGTGTCCTTCACCCGGGACCAGGACATGCGCAAGTCCCCGCCGGACCTGTTCCCCGTGCACGGCACGCTGGAGGGCTACCGGGCCGTCCTGGACCAGCAGTTGCCCTACCTCGGCACCAGCCTCGTCATCGGCCTCGGCACCGTCGTGCTGACCGTGGCGCTCGCCGCGCCCGCCGGATACGCGCTGGCGAAACTCCGCCCACGCGGCGGGGGAGTCCTCAGCTTCCTCCTCCTGGTCGCCCAGATGATCCCCGGCATCATCATGGCGATGGGCTTCTACGCCATCTACCTCCAGCTCGGCCTGCTCCAGTCCGTCCCCGGCCTGATCGTCGCGGACTCCACCCTTGCCGTCCCCTTCGCCGTACTCATCTTCACCGCGTTCATGTCCGGCATTCCCGGCGAGCTGATCCAGGCCGCGCAGATGGACGGGGCAAGGACCCTGCGCACGTTCTGGTCCGTCGTCCTGCCCATGAGCCGCAACGCCCTGGTCACGGTGTCGCTGTTCGCGTTCCTGTGGTCCTGGTCCGACTTCGTCTTCGCCAGCACCCTCGCGAACGGCGGCGCCCACGAGCCGATCACCCTCGGCATCTACCACTACATCGGCAACAACAACCAGCAGTGGAACGCCATCATGGCCACCGCCGTCGTGGCCTCCCTGCCCGCCACGGTGATCCTCGTCCTCGCCCAGCGCTACGTAGCCGCCGGCGTGACGACCGGAGCCGTCAAGGACTGA
- a CDS encoding carbohydrate ABC transporter permease yields the protein MKHTTQLPGRRPVQSRNGAATAAPPPARTTTRRRPASQQWAAWAFLAPVALYLTLFYAYPLYRNLDLSLRNYTVRSFVQGDAPFTGLANYRTVFDDPTFAPALLHTAVFTAVCLVFQYAIGLALAVFFNQHFRLSATLRALFLVPWLLPLIVSASTWSWMLNSESGVVNAVLHGVGIGPVNWLTSPSWSLASVIIANIWIGVPFNLVVLYSGLQSIPTSLYEAAALDGAGPWRRFWSITFPLLRPVSAITLLLGLVYTLKVFDIIWIMTKGGPADSSTTFATWSYQLGFGNLLPAFGPGAAVGNLLVVAALVFGLVYLKVQRKQASS from the coding sequence ATGAAGCACACGACACAGTTGCCGGGCCGCCGGCCGGTGCAGAGCCGGAACGGGGCGGCGACCGCCGCCCCACCCCCGGCCCGCACCACGACCCGGCGCCGCCCCGCCTCCCAGCAGTGGGCCGCCTGGGCCTTCCTCGCCCCGGTCGCCCTCTACCTCACCCTCTTCTACGCCTATCCGCTCTACCGCAACCTCGACCTGAGCCTGCGCAACTACACCGTCCGCTCCTTCGTCCAGGGCGACGCGCCGTTCACGGGCCTGGCGAACTACCGGACCGTCTTCGACGACCCGACGTTCGCTCCGGCACTGCTGCACACCGCGGTGTTCACGGCCGTGTGCCTGGTCTTCCAGTACGCGATCGGCCTGGCCCTGGCGGTCTTCTTCAACCAGCACTTCCGGCTCTCGGCCACCCTGCGGGCCCTGTTCCTGGTGCCGTGGCTGCTGCCGCTGATCGTGTCGGCCTCGACCTGGTCGTGGATGCTCAACAGCGAATCCGGTGTCGTCAACGCCGTCTTGCACGGGGTCGGCATCGGTCCGGTGAACTGGCTGACCTCACCGTCGTGGTCCCTGGCCTCGGTGATCATCGCGAACATCTGGATCGGCGTCCCCTTCAACCTGGTCGTGCTCTACAGCGGCCTGCAGTCCATCCCCACCAGCCTGTACGAGGCCGCCGCCCTCGACGGGGCAGGCCCCTGGCGGCGCTTTTGGAGCATCACCTTCCCGCTGCTGCGCCCGGTCTCCGCCATCACCCTCCTGTTGGGCCTGGTCTACACACTCAAGGTCTTCGACATCATCTGGATCATGACCAAGGGCGGCCCGGCCGACTCGTCCACCACCTTCGCCACCTGGTCCTACCAGCTCGGCTTCGGCAACCTGCTGCCCGCCTTCGGCCCCGGCGCGGCCGTCGGCAACCTGCTGGTCGTCGCCGCCCTGGTCTTCGGCCTGGTCTACCTGAAGGTCCAGCGAAAGCAGGCGTCGTCGTGA
- a CDS encoding extracellular solute-binding protein, which translates to MNSSARRRLTAAALTVVAVTAGATACSSGGGGTSSKAADSGTYTIWDPYPQFDKSSAWAKLLDGCGTEAGVKIKRTAFDTSDLTNKALLAAQQDNSADVLIVDNPVVSTLAEAGVLTTTDDNKLDTSKADPNLLAAGQAGGKTYGTPIGANTLALYYNKAVLKKAGVQISSIKDWKSLTAALEKVKAAGKKGITFSAIGTEEGSFQFLPWYWGSGAQLTALDSPQAVSALSLWKNWLSKGYAPNSVLNNTQTTSWQEFASGDYAFAENGTWQLANADKAGFDYGVLPIPAAAGGNAAAPTGGEFVTIPVQGDTSRYTTSHKLVSCLSNSQNLLETDTTLSYVAPTSEAQDKQVAANAKLKPWVDAVKAAKGRTSDDLGTKYPKISEQMWKAVQSALSGSASPKDALGSAQSAVK; encoded by the coding sequence ATGAACAGCTCTGCCAGAAGGCGTCTCACCGCCGCAGCCCTGACCGTCGTCGCCGTCACCGCCGGCGCCACCGCGTGTTCCTCCGGCGGAGGCGGCACCTCCTCGAAGGCCGCGGACAGCGGCACCTACACGATCTGGGACCCGTACCCGCAGTTCGACAAGAGCTCGGCATGGGCGAAGCTGCTGGACGGCTGCGGCACCGAGGCCGGTGTGAAGATCAAGCGGACCGCGTTCGACACCAGCGACCTGACCAACAAGGCGCTGCTGGCGGCGCAGCAGGACAACTCCGCGGACGTCCTCATCGTCGACAACCCGGTGGTGTCGACCCTGGCGGAGGCGGGCGTACTGACCACGACCGACGACAACAAGCTGGACACCTCGAAGGCCGACCCCAACCTCCTGGCGGCCGGTCAGGCGGGCGGGAAGACGTACGGCACGCCGATCGGCGCCAACACCCTTGCCCTCTACTACAACAAGGCGGTGCTGAAGAAGGCCGGGGTTCAGATCTCCTCGATCAAGGACTGGAAGTCGCTCACCGCGGCGCTGGAGAAGGTCAAGGCGGCGGGCAAGAAGGGCATCACGTTCTCCGCGATCGGTACCGAGGAGGGCAGTTTCCAGTTCCTGCCCTGGTACTGGGGCTCGGGCGCCCAACTGACCGCACTCGACTCCCCCCAGGCGGTCTCCGCGCTCTCGCTGTGGAAGAACTGGCTGAGCAAGGGCTACGCCCCCAACTCGGTGCTCAACAACACCCAGACGACCAGCTGGCAGGAGTTCGCCAGCGGCGACTACGCGTTCGCGGAGAACGGCACCTGGCAGCTCGCCAATGCCGACAAGGCAGGCTTCGACTACGGCGTACTGCCCATTCCGGCCGCCGCGGGAGGCAACGCCGCGGCTCCGACGGGCGGTGAGTTCGTCACCATCCCGGTGCAGGGCGACACCAGCCGCTACACCACCTCGCACAAGCTCGTGTCCTGCCTGAGCAACAGCCAGAACCTGCTCGAAACCGACACCACCCTGTCCTACGTGGCCCCCACCAGCGAGGCCCAGGACAAGCAGGTGGCCGCGAACGCCAAGCTGAAGCCCTGGGTCGACGCGGTCAAGGCCGCCAAGGGACGTACCAGCGACGACCTGGGCACCAAGTACCCCAAGATCTCCGAGCAGATGTGGAAGGCGGTCCAGTCCGCGCTCAGCGGGTCGGCGTCGCCGAAGGACGCGCTCGGCTCGGCGCAGTCCGCCGTCAAGTGA